In Cyprinus carpio isolate SPL01 chromosome B7, ASM1834038v1, whole genome shotgun sequence, a genomic segment contains:
- the LOC109094274 gene encoding troponin I, fast skeletal muscle-like isoform X2 — protein MSEKKMSSSRRQHLKSLLLQIAHGLLEEEAAEAEQEKQRYMDENCPVLSLPGSMQEIQELCRKLHQQIDAVDEQRYDMESKVTKSNKEIEDLKIKVQDLKGKFKKPVLKKVRMSADAMLQALLGSKHKVSLDLRANLKQVKKEVKEEEKEAVGDWRKNIEDKAGMDGRKKMFESEA, from the exons ATGTCTGA GAAAAAGATGTCGTCCAGCCGCAGGCAACATCTGAAG AGCTTGTTGCTTCAGATTGCTCATGGCCTTTTAGAGGAAGAGGCAGCGGAGGCTGAGCAGGAAAAACAGAGATACATGGATGAGAACTGCCCTGTACTCTCACTGCCTGGAAGTATGCAGGAaatacag GAGCTGTGTAGGAAGTTGCACCAGCAGATTGACGCTGTTGATGAACAAAGATATGATATGGAGAGCAAAGTGACCAAGTCAAACAAAGAG ATTGAAGATCTGAAGATAAAGGTCCAGGACCTGAAAGGTAAATTCAAGAAACCTGTTCTGAAGAAAGTGCGTATGTCTGCTGATGCCATGCTGCAGGCCCTGCTGGGCTCCAAACACAAGGTGTCTCTGGATCTAAGAGCCAACCTCAAACAGGTCAAGAAAGAGGTCAAGGAGGAG GAGAAGGAGGCAGTTGGAGACTGGCGTAAGAACATCGAGGATAAGGCTGGTATGGATGGCAGGAAGAAGATGTTTGAGTCTGAGGCCTAa
- the LOC109094274 gene encoding troponin I, fast skeletal muscle-like isoform X1, with product MQIVSIRLKAVTPPPTTHRRLHLHRGRHKEPGKMSEKKMSSSRRQHLKSLLLQIAHGLLEEEAAEAEQEKQRYMDENCPVLSLPGSMQEIQELCRKLHQQIDAVDEQRYDMESKVTKSNKEIEDLKIKVQDLKGKFKKPVLKKVRMSADAMLQALLGSKHKVSLDLRANLKQVKKEVKEEEKEAVGDWRKNIEDKAGMDGRKKMFESEA from the exons ATGCAAATTGTTTCCATTAGATTGAAGGCAGTAACACCCCCACCTACCACACACAGGCGTCTTCACCTTCACAGAGGTCGCCACAAAGAGCCCGGCAAGATGTCTGA GAAAAAGATGTCGTCCAGCCGCAGGCAACATCTGAAG AGCTTGTTGCTTCAGATTGCTCATGGCCTTTTAGAGGAAGAGGCAGCGGAGGCTGAGCAGGAAAAACAGAGATACATGGATGAGAACTGCCCTGTACTCTCACTGCCTGGAAGTATGCAGGAaatacag GAGCTGTGTAGGAAGTTGCACCAGCAGATTGACGCTGTTGATGAACAAAGATATGATATGGAGAGCAAAGTGACCAAGTCAAACAAAGAG ATTGAAGATCTGAAGATAAAGGTCCAGGACCTGAAAGGTAAATTCAAGAAACCTGTTCTGAAGAAAGTGCGTATGTCTGCTGATGCCATGCTGCAGGCCCTGCTGGGCTCCAAACACAAGGTGTCTCTGGATCTAAGAGCCAACCTCAAACAGGTCAAGAAAGAGGTCAAGGAGGAG GAGAAGGAGGCAGTTGGAGACTGGCGTAAGAACATCGAGGATAAGGCTGGTATGGATGGCAGGAAGAAGATGTTTGAGTCTGAGGCCTAa